The genomic region CGATGGCTTTATTTCCGGTGCCGGAGCCTTGGTGGCGGGTAAACTGGTGCCTAAGGCTAAGGATTTTATGCTGGCGTCCCACCTGTCGGAAGAACCTGGGCATCGCTATATGTTGGAACTTCTAGACATAAAACCAATACTTCAGATGAGAATGCGGCTAGGAGAGGGTACCGGTGCCGTACTAGCCATGCCGGTGGTAGAAGCGGCCTGCAAAATTCAAGCCGAGATGGCTACTTTCCAATCAGCCGGGGTGGCAGAGAAACTATAATAAGGCCTTCTTTTAAAAGAAGGCTGGCTTAACTTCACCTACTCCGTCAGATCCTGCCGGGGTAGGTGTATTATAATTGAAATGTGAACACCCAAACAGTGAGGAAAAAATGGAGTACCACAAGTTGCCTGCTTTGGCCCCAAAAGTGGTTGCTTAGACAACCTGCATGGTGCTGGAAAAACTATAGGCAACGGGACAAATTGGGGCTAAAAATAAAAAGGCTCCCGAAGCTGGCTTCAGGAGCCTTTAATCATCTCATTCTAGGGCAGTGCGTCCCAAGGGACCGGAAATTCACGGAACCCCCCGGCATAAGGGGCGATGTCATAGGGATGGAAGAAAACGACCACATTTTCATTTTCCACATAAAACAAGAATTCTTCTTCCCAGGCAGCTATTGTTTCCAGAGCATCTTCAAAATAGTACTCCGGCTCGGCTTGGATGGCTTTCTTGATTTCCTCTTTTACATACTGTCCAGGGTCGGGCCGTTCAGGGAAAAAGTCGGCCAATGACAGCAGGCGTTCGCCGGTGATGTCAATATTGTAGGCAGTTTTGTAGGTCATGCCGTGGGCACCACCGGTAAACTGGTAAGACTCGCAGACAATGCTCAGCAATCCGTCCTGATTCCAGGGAACAAAATAGGACGTAAACAGAGAATAAGGGAAGATTTGGGAACCGGCTTTCTTGGCTTCTAAGGCCCCGGCTTCTATTTCCGCTTGCGCTTCTTGTACGGTCTGTTCTATTTCGGAATTAATCCTGGTTATGAACTCGCTGTTTCCCCCAATAAGTGGAAGTTCCACATTGACTTCCAGAATGTCGGTTTTGGCAGTAACAGTTTTATTATCAATGTAGAGGCCGCCGACCATTTCTTTTACCTTAGCGGTCATGATCTTTTGCAATTCAGAAGTAACTTTGTTTTCGGTATCCTGCAGCTTGGTAAGATAGCCAGTTACCAGATTATACAGCGGAT from Bacillota bacterium harbors:
- a CDS encoding nicotinate-nucleotide--dimethylbenzimidazole phosphoribosyltransferase, with product DGFISGAGALVAGKLVPKAKDFMLASHLSEEPGHRYMLELLDIKPILQMRMRLGEGTGAVLAMPVVEAACKIQAEMATFQSAGVAEKL